GTGAGGTGATAGCACACATGAACTGCAGCAGGATTAAGTCCTCGTTTCTTCAAGCAGCACACTACAATCATGTAGAAGTTTCAGATATTGAATGAAGGATGGAGTTACCTGCACATCACCAGCAGCAAATACGCCATCAACTGAAGTTTTTGCAGTGCCTTCATCAACCAAAATATATCCAGAACTATCAAGTTCAATTTGACCTTGTAGCAGCTGACTGTTTGGAGTATGTCCTATCCCATAAAATAGACCTTTCACTTCAAGAACTTTTTCCTCTCCCGTATCGATTCTCCTCAACTGAATACCAGACATCTGTCCTTTGGTATTGCCGACAACATCCACAGCTTCTGTATTGAAATGTACTGTTATGTTGGGGTTGTTGAGTACTCTGAAACATTCGCCATAATCAACCTGTTAACCAAACATCCAGGCAATTGAAATTTTACTTCATTAATATATTATGCAACTGAAGAGGAGCTAACACCCTTTAAAGAACTTAACAATTTCATCTACAGACAAGTTCAAACAAAAATTACAGCCCTCGAGTTCTATGGGCCTCTGGAAATATTGTGATTTCGAGTATCTAAACAGGTAAGCGACCAATACTAACCAGGTTGCGGTTAGGCCTAGTTTGCATCAAGCACAAATTGTAGTATTAACGAAGAACAATTGTGCCGATGTAACCAACATTTTAAAGTGGTAGCTCAGCATATTACCATGCAATTAAATGCCATCACCGAATGGTGAACGAGTTGACAATATTTACAATAGATGTAAGGTGGAAATAATCATGCATTCCTTTTACAGCCGTTTAAGCTATCAAGTATCAACTGATGTTAACACCGAAAATAAGTGAAATCTTGACAATCCATGGACGAAAGATTTAGATGAACAGGTAAGACTACTTTGATATTTATCACAGTAAAGGATATAATTTTATAGGGAAGACTTGGAGAATGCCTTACCGGTCCTGCATAGCTTTGGATGCTCGTAGTTGGTCCCTTCGAACAAGTAAATGAACATGACACGCATATTTTGTCAAATATATCGCTTCCTCGGTAGCTGTATCACCTCCTCCAACGACCGCAAGAACTTGACCCTTGTACAATGGTGATGCTCCATCACATATTGCACATGCGCTGATACCTCTACTCCAAAATTCTTCTTCACGAGGTAATCGAAGTCGCTTCGCAGTAGCTCCAGTTGCAATGATTACACTATGGGATTTCACCTATATATATGCCACTAAGATTAGTGCGGCAAAAAATATGTGCAAAATAATTCACGTGCACTATAAATTAATAACAGGTGACAAGACAAATTACAGCACAACTAAGAGTCAAGTCATAAAGGTAGAGCTAAAAAGTAGACAAAGACCTAAATAAGTAAAGCGCATCGAATTCTGCACTGGTTCAGAGCTCGCATTATCTTTCCTACACTTTTCACTAGCTCTGCTTTGTTACGTTTCTATTTAAAACGGATCCTGGTTTTGATTAACATCACAGTAATAGTAACCATTGAATTGAATGTTCACAAAATTCACACGCAACACTAGCTTGTTTTTACGAGAGGCAAGTTCAGAGTCCAAAATATGTTATGATGCACCAAGAGGAAGAACGTGAAGTGCTTACCTCTCGGTCACTGCTACGGATAACAAATGGCCTACTCTTCACATCTATAAATTCAACATCCTCTTGGTGAAGCTCTGCACCCCACCGCTCCGCCTGCTTCCGCATTCTGGCATAAATCATGTAAGTATCGCAAACGCAACGTTTACCGGTTCAATACAGATTGTGGGCATCCTTACTTGTCCATGAGATCAGGCCCGGTTATGCCGTCGGGGAACCCAGGGAAATTCTCCACCTCGGTGGTGGTCATCAGCTGGCCTCCGGGAACACCGCCCACCTGGTAACCTTCGAAGACGACAGGTTTCAGGTTGGCCCGGGCGGCGTAGATGGCCGCGGTGTACCCTGCCGGGCCGGAGCCGATGATCACCAGGTTCTCCACTCCCCTGCCAGGATCTGCAACCACGAGAGAACAATCACCCACTGTTTCGCTTCACCACACGGCGTCTTGAGCTCCACATACAATATCGGATAATAGCAACCAAAAAAAAAAAACTGACAGTACGCAAGTAGCAAATCGCGTGGTGAGGTCTACAGAGCCAATCTAAAATCTGAACAGGGGACTGAGAGCGGCGCACCTGACGGAGGAGGGGAGGCGGGGGCCTCCTCGTCGACCGcgtcggcggcgggggcggcggcggcgcgcagggcctTGGACTTGGGCGCGCGAGAACAGGAGGCNNNNNNNNNNNNNNNNNNNNNNNNNNNNNNNNNNNNNNNNNNNNNNNNNNNNNNNNNNNNNNNNNNNNNNNNNNNNNNNNNNNNNNNNNNNNNNNNNNNNNNNNNNNNNNNNNNNNNNNNNNNNNNNNNNNNNNNNNNNNNNNNNNNNNNNNNNNNNNNNNNNNNNNNNNNNNNNNNNNNNNNNNNNNNNNNNNNNNNNNNNNNNNNNNNNNNNNNNNNNNNNNNNNNNNNNNNNNNNNNNNNNNNNNNNNNNNNNNNNNNNNNNNNNNNNNNNNNNNNNNNNNNNNNNNNNNNNNNNAGGGCAGCGGCCACGGCGAGGCGCGTGACCGCCATCGcgcgcgggggaggggggaggcgggaACGGGGTGGGAGCGAGGTGGCTGCTtgtgcgtcggtgggtggtgggtggtgtTGGCGGAGTGGACGGGCCGGGGAGGGAATCAAGCGGAGGGTGTGGAGCGCAGGGGAGCGGATGGATGGGTGGATTGGATAGGGGGGAGGCGAGGGAGTGGAGGCCGCGGGAGCCAGACGTGCCGCGGCTGCTGCGCTGCCGGAGGGAGGCTGGAACTGGAAGCGGGCGCTCTGGTTGTGGTTGGCCGTTTAACCTTGGTTCTGCCCCACACCTCGCCGCTGTCCTTTTCGGCGTTGAGCTTTCGCGAACCTGGCGCTGTTCCAGGCTTCCAGCCGGAATGTTGGAGCTGCCCTGCCAAGCATTTTATTCCTACTAGGGGTAGCTGCCAAGTGCCAAGCATTCAAGAGTTCAAGTTTGTCTTCTTAAATCAAACTTCTCTACACTTACAAAATGCATACACAGTCTCCTTATGGACGACTCACTAATTCTGATGAGAGCAGATGGGGCCAATGCTGACTGCCTACGGGATATTTTGGATGCTTATTGTGACAACTCGGGGCAGTTGGTAAGTGATGCAAAGTCCAGCATCTACTTTAGCCCGAATTTGCCAGTGGAAGAAAAAGTAATAATATGTCAGAAATTGCGTATATTCACGGAAGCGATGAATGATAGATACTTGGGTCTACCGGCAATGGTGGGGGCGGACATGAGTGAAGCTTTTGAGTACCTCATTGACCGGATCAACCAGTTGTTGAGCGGATGGAAGGAGAAGATGCTATCTACAGGAGGGAAAGATATGCTCATTAAGGCTGTTGCTCAAGCCATGCCAGTTTTCGCGATGTCGGTGTTTAATATCCGTGAAAAAAGTTTGCAAAGGGATGATGATGCCATATCAAGATACTGGTGGGGTGAGGACGATAATCATAAGAGGATACATTGGGCGGCATGGTGGAAACTTTGTATTCCGAAGAACAAAGGGGGAATGGGATTTAGGGATCTACATAGCTTCAATCTTGCTTTGCTTGCCAAGCAAGTATGGAGACTGTTGGGGAATCCGGATTCCTTGTGTGCGCAGGTCCTAAGATCAAAATATTACCCGAATGGGAAACTTCTGGAAGCAAAGATGAAGAGTCGATGTTCCTTCACATGGCAGAGTATATGTGCCGGTATTCATACTTTCAAAAGAGGGGCCATTTGGAGGATTGGAGATGGTTCACAAGTTAATATTTGGTCTGATCCATGGATGGCAGCGAGCGCGGATGGACGTGTAGTCACCCCGAGAGGAGCAAACCTGTTGTCGAAGGTTTCTGACCTGATCGACCCGGCGACAGGAGTGTGGGATCACGAGCTGATCATGGATACGTTCTGGCAGGTGGATGCGGAGAGAATTCTTGCTATTCCGCTGGCGCCGTCAGGAATGATGGATGATTTTGTGGCGTGGAGGTTCACAAAGAATAACATATTCACGGTTAGGTCGGCATATCACGCTGAGTGGGATCATCAGTTCGGACGCTGGTTCGAGCGAACGGAAGGCCAACCGTCACAGACATATCCAGTTTGGGGAAAATTGTGGGAATCTTCACTGCCGGGTAAAGTCAAGATACATGCATGGAAGGTGTTGCATGGGTTTTTGCCATGTTTTGGAGTCCTCGCGAATCGCCATATAGTTATGCCCACGAACTGTCCAATGTGTGCAGGAGGATGCGAAGCATGTCCTGTTTACTTGTCCAAGAGCGACCGAGATTTGGAGATGCTTAAAGTTGGATGGGTTTGTGGAGGAGGCATGCGAGGTGGATAGAGCTGGTTCATCGGTGCTGGACTACATTTTATGTGCACCGCAGAGAGGAAGTTTACTTTCGGATGTCAGTGCGCATACCCTAGTCCTTGTGGGAGTGTGGTACGTGTGGTGGGAAAGAAGGCAACTTCAAGCGCCAGCCTGATCGGCGCTGTCAATTTCTATTCTAGCTGCTAACTACACGAATGCCAGGAAGAAGGAGATGGGAGTACATAAGGGCAGATGGACCAAGCGAAGGGAGGGATTCGTGAAGCTCAACATTGATGCATCATTTTATGCACCAAATCTGAATGGAGCAGTCGGGGCAGTGTTCAGGGATgacaaagggggggggggtttagcAGCCTCCAACGACAAGCTGGAGCATGTCTCCGATGCAGCATCAGCAGAAGCATATGCATTGAGGCATAGCCTCCTACTAGCGCAACAAATGGGAGTAAACAAGCTGGTTGTGGAGGCGGATTGTGTGGAGGTGATCGATACAATGAACTCGGGTGGCTTCACGGCAACAGGAGCTGCGGCAATTTATGCAGATTGCAATGTCTTATCAGTAGGTTATACTTCGGTGTCTTTCATTCACTGCCCTAGAGAGGCAAACCGTGTCTCGCAAGAACTAGCTAGGCTGGTGGCTTTTAATCCACCTGGTTTGTGGGTTGAGGAACCACCGGCATCTATCGTAAGGTGGCTGGTGGATGATGTAACCGTTATTTGATCTAATAAAGAGGccgaagtttcaaaaaaaaaagcatACACAGTCTCCTTCGATTCATAGGACAAGAATATAATAGGAATGGAACAAGTGAGATGGCATGCACCCGGTCCGTTTCTTATTAATCCACGTGTAAaatttgtttgaagtcaaactaCACGAAATTTGACCgattttatattaaaaaaatatcagcAACTACATTACTAAAGTTATATAGTAGTATgaaaaattaatttcatgatgcatctaatgatatttatttccttttctgaatgttgatttttttataaattcggtcaagtttataaagtttgacctcGCAAAAGATTTATATGCAGATTAaacaaacggagggagtaacttaaATCCTATCTATATCTTCTTCTCCATTACTCCACACGTTCCATAATATAGTGCATACAGATTTTCTGAAAAGTCAAATTTCATAAACTGTGACCAAGTTTAgagagaaaactatttatatctacaatatcaaatatatataAATTATAAAACTATGTattatgatgaatctagtgatatatgtTTGGCATTCTGGATGTAAATATTTTCCTCCACAAACTTGGACAAAGTTGGTGAGGTTTGACTATttaaaaaatctatatgcactaaattacggaacgaagggagtagtaaagaACGTCCATTTTGAAAACCTGTGTGTTTCTTCGATTTTTTGGTCCGTCCATCCGCAAGTGGTAAAAAATAGTTTCATTTTATATAGATGAAAAAAAGCTTCGTATGTCGTCGCTCTGCTGGGCCTCCATCTGACACGAGCTCCTTGGACTCAGATGCAAAAGGATAAAATTACTTTACCAATTAATAATCCCGTATCACTCTTTTACAAAAAATTCCACCAATTTATATATGCCTAAGAGTAAGACTACCCACAgtgagagtaacataggtagtagcatcacacatatctagataaaatagatgatgtggcaagcaataaataaataaaaagaggcatgtggtaacatagctagttactactagtataagtaacatcacacatatcaaggcaatatgagtctataacctaataaatgaagtgttgcatgttatcaCACGTATGTTACTCCCCACTGTAAAGGTAGTAACATAAAGTAGTAACTTGGACATGTTACTACTCGAtcttactacccattgtggctagtctaacgaGAATTAACAAAGCTGAGCCACCAACAAACAGAGGATGCGGTGTGGGTTCCGTTTATTTGAGGGAAACGAAGAAATTAAATTCGTCTATGTGGCTAGGGAAAATGAAGAATTTAAATTTACCGCTAGCTAACAAGTCTGTGCCAATAAGAGATTTCATGAGAATCTATGGTGGTCGGGGCCATTTCAACCGAGCAAAACACAATGGTTGCCACGCGGCTTCCTTGCGTTTAATAAATCCTTTCAGAGTCCAAATAGAAAGACAAATTTATCTTTAAAATTATTTCTTTTGAAGTCTTAATCCATTTTTTTAGAGAGAAGCAAGTCTAGATCTTGGTGTGCGCCTACCTGTCGGCTGCCAAATTTGTCTTTAGAATTAACTCTTCTGAACTCTAAGGGTTGGACTATTAATTCAACTTTTGTTTTTACGAGAAAAGTAAGTCTACATCTCCGCCTACCCGCCGTCGTAGGGTGTATAACGCGCTGATGAATGTTTTGATGGACACGCCAATTTTCTTTCTCATTGCAACACACAAGCATATATGCTAGTGATAGAGAAAAGAAAAGAGATGCCATTTGGTTTCTCATTGGATTTTTTTCATTAAGTCTAAGCTAATGTTTCTTTTCCTCTGAAATATGAAGGATAAGAGTCAATCATGTATGAGAATATAATTATCGAAGAAGActttcgtcccgctttatatataaagcaaaccaccaGAGCCACAAGGTCCTACTAATGTTCACACCGCACACACACGCAATAGTAGGACACAACATAGTACGAGAGGGTTCCGCTCAGAGCACAACTCAACAAGTCCTGAATGAGAATATAATTCTATACATGCAAATCAAAGAGCTCTAAAACAATTTTTCATACATAAATGATATACTGTAGAATTCCTACAAATTCTTGTAAACCAAAGAAGGCATAAAATATGATAATATTTACAttattaaatatatataatatgaacATACATTTACGATGAATCTTATAATTAACGGAGGTTGCAGATACATTTCTATGTAAGCTTGATCAAATTTAATGACAGTTGACTTAGGAAAAAGCTGGATTCCATGTCGTTGTACCAAAGTTTATTTGATTGCCCTGGATTTTGTCAAGCGGTTTGAGTGGATGAAAAAAATCTTGTGAAATATAGTGTACATGAGTTCTTAAGAAAAATACTACAAAATTTAAGCTACAAATTAAAATAACCCATGTATGAAAAATACTAAGACCTATAATCCTCCAAAATTCATATGAAAATCTTTGAATCAAAGAGACCTGTTGCTTTTTCACGAGAAATGCTGGACAGGTACACCAATGAAATCAAATCTGAAATTTATAATTTATTAGATATTTAAACATAAGGATACGGAGCACAACTGAAATTCTAGACATGGTACTGCCGGTTAGCTAGTGTTTTAGAAACATATGTAATACTGTAGTACTGTGGTTAGACTATGTCTCAAGGAAAACGCCCCAAAGATTAACGCATTAGGCATTGAAAGCAATTATTTAATCCTCCAAGCTGGAGATACTAATATTCCTTGAAACCAAATGAAATACTGATATTATCTCTTGCTTTTCTC
The window above is part of the Triticum aestivum cultivar Chinese Spring chromosome 2A, IWGSC CS RefSeq v2.1, whole genome shotgun sequence genome. Proteins encoded here:
- the LOC123187670 gene encoding thioredoxin reductase NTRC (The sequence of the model RefSeq protein was modified relative to this genomic sequence to represent the inferred CDS: added 102 bases not found in genome assembly), which translates into the protein MAVTRLAVAAALSSAPPSSRRGRAAPSSCRPLPAASCSRAPKSKALRAAAAPAADAVDEEAPASPPPSDPGRGVENLVIIGSGPAGYTAAIYAARANLKPVVFEGYQVGGVPGGQLMTTTEVENFPGFPDGITGPDLMDKMRKQAERWGAELHQEDVEFIDVKSRPFVIRSSDREVKSHSVIIATGATAKRLRLPREEEFWSRGISACAICDGASPLYKGQVLAVVGGGDTATEEAIYLTKYACHVHLLVRRDQLRASKAMQDRVLNNPNITVHFNTEAVDVVGNTKGQMSGIQLRRIDTGEEKVLEVKGLFYGIGHTPNSQLLQGQIELDSSGYILVDEGTAKTSVDGVFAAGDVQDHEWRQAVTAAGSGCIAALSVERYLVSNDLLVEFHQPVREEKKKEIEGKDVEMGFDITHTKHKGQYALRKLYHGSPRLILVLYTSPTCGPCRTLKPILNKVIDEYDEYVHFVEIDIEEDPEIAEAAGIMGTPCVQFFKNKEMIRTFSGVKMKKEYREFIESNK